A genomic window from Sphingobacterium sp. BN32 includes:
- the murA gene encoding UDP-N-acetylglucosamine 1-carboxyvinyltransferase, with protein MNAFEIRGGKPLKGEIVPQGAKNEALQIISAVLLTAEKMTISNIPDIKDVNKLIDLLIALGVKVNRVSEDTYEFEASDINIDYFQSEEFKRKGGSLRGSIMIVGPLLARFGKAAIPKPGGDKIGRRRLDTHFLGFEKLGAKFVYDAEKHFFNVDATELKGTYILLDEASVTGTANIVMAAVLAKGTTTIYNAACEPYLQQLCKMLNRMGAKISGIGSNLLTIEGVEKLGGTEHRMLPDMIEIGSFIGLAAMTGSEITIKNVCFNELGIIPTVFSRLGIKFELRGDDIFIPAQDSYEIDTFIDGSILTISDAPWPGFTPDLLSIVLVTAIQAKGNVLIHQKMFESRLFFVDKLIDMGAQIILCDPHRATVIGLNKQQHLRGIEMTSPDIRAGVSLLIAALSAQGKSVIYNIEQIERGYQHIEERLKALGADIRRIDAQPLGH; from the coding sequence ATGAACGCATTTGAAATCCGTGGTGGAAAGCCATTAAAAGGTGAGATTGTACCTCAAGGCGCTAAAAACGAAGCGCTTCAGATTATCTCTGCAGTATTATTGACAGCGGAAAAGATGACCATCAGTAATATTCCAGATATTAAGGATGTAAATAAATTAATCGATTTGCTGATCGCCTTGGGCGTAAAAGTAAATCGTGTTAGTGAGGATACATACGAGTTCGAAGCTAGTGACATCAATATCGATTATTTCCAATCGGAAGAGTTTAAACGTAAAGGTGGTAGCTTGCGCGGTTCTATTATGATCGTGGGGCCTTTGTTAGCTCGTTTTGGTAAAGCAGCAATCCCTAAACCAGGAGGTGACAAAATCGGTCGCCGTCGTTTAGATACTCACTTTTTGGGCTTTGAGAAGTTAGGTGCGAAATTCGTTTATGACGCTGAAAAGCATTTCTTCAATGTAGATGCCACAGAATTAAAAGGAACATATATTTTATTAGATGAAGCCTCTGTGACAGGTACTGCAAACATCGTGATGGCTGCAGTATTGGCGAAAGGTACAACAACTATCTACAATGCTGCCTGCGAGCCTTACTTGCAGCAGTTGTGCAAGATGTTGAACCGTATGGGTGCTAAGATCTCCGGTATTGGTTCTAACCTATTAACGATTGAAGGCGTTGAGAAATTAGGCGGTACAGAACATCGCATGCTACCTGATATGATTGAAATTGGTTCATTCATCGGATTGGCAGCAATGACGGGATCGGAAATTACAATTAAGAATGTATGCTTTAACGAGCTTGGAATCATCCCTACCGTATTTTCTCGTTTGGGTATTAAGTTTGAATTGCGTGGCGATGATATCTTTATTCCTGCGCAAGATAGCTATGAAATTGATACCTTCATTGATGGCTCTATCCTAACCATTTCGGATGCACCATGGCCTGGTTTTACACCAGACTTATTAAGCATTGTATTGGTTACTGCTATTCAAGCAAAAGGAAATGTGTTGATTCATCAGAAGATGTTCGAGAGCCGTTTATTCTTCGTTGATAAGTTGATTGATATGGGTGCTCAAATCATACTTTGCGATCCACACAGAGCTACTGTCATTGGTTTAAACAAACAGCAACATTTACGTGGTATTGAGATGACATCGCCGGATATCCGTGCGGGAGTTTCCTTGTTGATTGCTGCCTTATCAGCACAAGGGAAGTCGGTTATCTACAATATTGAGCAGATCGAGCGTGGTTATCAGCATATTGAAGAGCGTTTGAAAGCGCTAGGAGCTGACATCCGACGTATTGATGCACAGCCTTTAGGTCACTAG
- a CDS encoding DUF4290 domain-containing protein: protein MIFDYNSTRPKLILAEYGRNVQNMVDYICTLSDREERNRLAQVVIDMMGVLNPHLRDVSDFKHKLWDHLYIISDFKIDVDSPYPIPKKEEIHHKPQALQYPNHPIRFKHYGHTVEEMIKKAKALPNEEARVKMTIGIANFMKMAYLTWNKDSVSDDQILEDLKTLSQGELALPADTVLTKLDFKTPPPGSRVKTGSDNRSNNNQGSHSKGKGSFQRNDNNNKGGRTFNNNNNNKQNIKRKK from the coding sequence ATGATTTTTGATTATAACAGTACAAGACCTAAGCTGATCCTAGCTGAATATGGTAGAAACGTACAAAATATGGTGGATTATATCTGCACCCTATCAGATCGTGAAGAAAGAAACCGCCTAGCACAAGTCGTTATAGACATGATGGGAGTACTAAACCCACATCTTCGCGACGTCTCTGACTTTAAACATAAACTTTGGGATCACCTTTATATTATATCGGACTTTAAGATCGACGTGGACTCTCCATATCCAATTCCGAAGAAAGAAGAAATTCATCACAAGCCACAAGCGCTTCAGTATCCCAATCATCCGATCCGTTTTAAGCATTACGGACATACGGTTGAGGAAATGATTAAGAAAGCGAAGGCTCTTCCAAATGAGGAAGCGCGCGTGAAAATGACTATCGGTATTGCGAATTTCATGAAGATGGCTTATTTGACATGGAATAAGGATTCTGTGTCGGATGATCAGATTCTTGAAGACTTGAAAACCTTATCGCAAGGCGAATTAGCTTTACCTGCGGATACTGTGTTGACGAAATTAGATTTCAAAACGCCGCCTCCGGGAAGTCGTGTTAAGACAGGAAGTGATAATCGAAGTAATAATAATCAAGGTTCGCATTCCAAAGGAAAGGGCTCTTTCCAACGCAATGACAACAATAATAAAGGCGGAAGAACCTTCAACAACAATAACAACAACAAGCAGAATATTAAACGTAAAAAATAA
- the rlmH gene encoding 23S rRNA (pseudouridine(1915)-N(3))-methyltransferase RlmH, with translation MKISLICIGKTDDKYIEQGIEIYTKRLKHYCNFQIIVIPDIKNAKNLSEAQQKEKEAQLILKNISNQDYVMLLDERGKMYSSIEFSGFLEKQMLASVGHIVLVIGGPYGFDQQVYDRANTKLSLSKMTFSHQMVRLFFVEQLYRAHTIMRGEPYHHE, from the coding sequence ATGAAGATAAGCCTGATTTGTATCGGAAAGACAGATGATAAATATATCGAGCAGGGGATAGAAATCTATACCAAGCGCCTGAAGCATTATTGCAACTTCCAGATAATAGTAATTCCTGATATCAAAAACGCGAAGAACCTGAGCGAAGCACAGCAGAAGGAGAAGGAAGCACAGCTTATCTTGAAAAATATTTCCAACCAAGATTACGTTATGTTATTAGATGAGCGCGGGAAGATGTACAGTTCCATCGAGTTTTCCGGCTTTCTAGAGAAGCAAATGCTAGCGAGCGTCGGGCATATCGTGTTGGTGATTGGAGGGCCCTACGGCTTTGATCAACAGGTTTACGATCGGGCGAATACCAAGCTATCCTTATCGAAGATGACCTTCTCTCATCAGATGGTGAGGTTGTTTTTCGTGGAACAATTGTATAGAGCGCATACGATTATGCGTGGAGAACCCTATCATCATGAATAA
- a CDS encoding YceI family protein — protein MKKITLLSAIAGLVLASCAGNPEGKKAETTDSVVATTDSIAVVGEAYTVDAAASKVVWTGTKVSGKHTGTVDVKSGSINVENGTVTGGNFVLDMNTISATDLEGEYKEKLDGHLKADDFFAVATHPEASFVITEVKPGATAADLIVSGNLTIKGISKNITFDAKVVEATDAAVKATANFNIARGDWGVSYEGKSDDLISKEVNFDITLVAKK, from the coding sequence ATGAAGAAAATCACATTACTTTCAGCGATCGCAGGTTTAGTTCTTGCGTCATGTGCTGGAAATCCAGAAGGTAAGAAAGCAGAAACAACCGATTCAGTTGTAGCAACTACAGATTCAATCGCCGTAGTTGGCGAAGCTTATACAGTAGATGCTGCAGCGTCAAAAGTAGTTTGGACTGGTACAAAAGTATCTGGCAAACATACTGGTACTGTTGATGTTAAATCTGGCTCAATCAATGTAGAAAATGGAACAGTTACAGGTGGTAACTTTGTTTTAGATATGAACACAATCAGTGCAACTGATTTAGAAGGTGAATACAAAGAGAAATTAGATGGCCACTTAAAAGCTGATGATTTCTTCGCTGTAGCAACTCATCCTGAAGCTTCTTTTGTTATTACTGAAGTTAAACCTGGAGCAACTGCTGCTGATTTAATCGTATCTGGTAACTTGACGATCAAGGGTATCAGCAAAAACATCACTTTCGATGCGAAAGTTGTTGAAGCTACAGATGCTGCGGTTAAAGCTACGGCTAACTTCAACATCGCAAGAGGCGACTGGGGAGTAAGTTACGAAGGTAAATCTGACGACTTAATCTCTAAAGAAGTAAATTTTGACATTACTTTAGTAGCTAAGAAATAA